Proteins encoded together in one Lathyrus oleraceus cultivar Zhongwan6 chromosome 5, CAAS_Psat_ZW6_1.0, whole genome shotgun sequence window:
- the LOC127081321 gene encoding B3 domain-containing protein At2g33720-like, whose protein sequence is MATSYHSFMPASSHSSSYSSSSSSSSSSSVSSSVTYVCPHLVLAFGSCSCSTQVTRKRKRGHQETKNNKMNNVSSSLLDMSSYPNVCLHLSLNVCSCLHETQFVKKQKPVQQETYVSTTNSTCSSVGTCSDCSTNVGDPWMIKKVLTNSDLDDNCRLLLNKDMAKKWVVPVVDKAKAEKEGVEVEVFDIDIGFPLSLTFKIRPSNDSHVFNNTWITDFVDRRSLKKGDEIGLKWNEEKKRFDFSVLHRS, encoded by the coding sequence ATGGCTACCTCATATCATTCATTCATGCCTGCCTCATCCCATTCATCTTCAtattcttcatcatcatcatcatcatcatcatcgtctGTTTCTTCTTCTGTTACCTATGTTTGTCCCCATCTTGTACTTGCTTTTGGTTCTTGTTCATGTTCCACACAAGTCACCCGTAAGCGGAAACGCGGACACCAAGAAACCAAAAATAACAAGATGAACAATGTTTCTTCATCTCTGTTGGATATGTCTTCATATCCTAATGTCTGTCTCCATCTATCTCTTAATGTTTGTAGTTGTCTCCATGAGACACAATTTGTCAAGAAACAAAAACCTGTCCAACAAGAAACCTATGTTTCAACAACAAACAGCACATGCAGTTCTGTTGGGACATGTTCTGATTGTTCAACCAATGTTGGTGATCCATGGATGATCAAGAAGGTGCTGACAAATAGTGATCTTGATGATAACTGTAGACTTCTGTTAAACAAAGATATGGCTAAGAAGTGGGTGGTTCCTGTGGTGGATAAAGCTAAAGCTGAGAAAGAAGGAGTTGAAGTTGAAGTATTTGATATTGACATTGGATTTCCTCTTTCTCTTACATTCAAGATACGACCTTCCAACGATAGTCATGTCTTCAACAATACATGGATCACAGATTTTGTAGACAGGAGAAGCTTAAAGAAAGGAGATGAAATTGGACTCAAATGGAATGAAGAGAAGAAAAGATTTGATTTTTCTGTTCTTCATAGGTCTTGA